AAGTTGCGCCTCAAAGTCCTTTAAGTAGGAATTAAGCTCTTGAATGAATCCTTCACTTTGGGCATCTTTGCGATATGCACCAATTCTATCGGCGGCCAGGTCCTTCAAATTTTTCATATCCTAGAAAGAATTACATTCTCCAATTGGGTGCTGAGCTTTTTAAAATTAAAGCGATCCAAAGCTTCTACTGAAGCCCCTTTAATCTCAAGTCCTGCCTTCCAATCCGCCAAGCGTTCTTCTAAAAACTGAAGGGCTGGGAGATACTCTTGATGAGATGATAAATGACCGGCATTGGTCTCTTTAATTACATGTGCAGCAGCCCCATCCTGATGACCGAATGCCAAACAAGGAACAGCACTATTTAAGTATTCAAATAATTTAGTACTATACACCAATTTGCTGCGATCAGCCATCCCCACTAAAAGCAGGAGTAAATCGGATTTCTGCATTTCTTGAACAGCCATATCATGGGGCACCGTTCCCTTGAAAACTAATTCTAAATTTTCAGGAAGCACCTTTAAAACAGAGTCTCTGGCTATTTGATCTACATTTCCATAAAAATGAAATCGCAAATTTGCCAATTGACCCTCCGGTATATTCTGGATGAAAGCCAAAAAGCCCGGTGAGACCTGATTCATTTTTAAACTTCCGAAATATGATACCGTGAACTTTTTGCTTCGCTCAGATTGATCAGATTGATGTTTCCCAAAATCGTCGGGATCAAAGCCATTGGAGATATAATGCACTTTTGTTTCCTCTTCTTCAAAGCCTGGGAAAAAACCCTTGTTTACACAGATAATATCCGAGGAGGCTTTAAGGACTGATTTTTCTAAGCGATTATTAAAATAGCGGGCTATTCTTCCCAATGGAAAATCCTCATAATAATAGATATTAGTCCAAGGATCTCTAAAATCACTAATCAAAGGCAGATCTCCACTGCTGGCAATCGCCTTTGCAACCAATGCCGTGGTTGGTGGCGGGGCAGTAGAAAGTACTGCACTGTAATGATTCTCTTTAATAAGCTTTTTTCCAAATGAAAGAGCTTTGGGATACCAAAAAATCTTAGCGTCTGGAATGATAATATTTAAACGCAGCCAAACTTTAATTCGAGCGCGCCAATTCGATTTGGCAGCATAAAATATAGATGGGTTGACCTTGGAGGATTCTCCCTGCAATAGGCTTTCATCCGTCCGGACAACCTTAAGACCAGGCACTTGTTGATCATCACCACGAGAACGACTAGCCGTGAGTATGGTTATCTCCCAGCCAGCTTGAAGGAGGTATTTTACAAATTTGCTAATCCTGAAAGAACCGGTTCCCTCATCAGGTAACCAATAATAACTAACAACTAATAAACGCTTATCCTTCTTCGAAATCATACTAGAATTAGAGCTTTGACTGCGCTTCAATTTGTTGACTGACCAAAGCTAAACCCTCTTTAAAACTATGAGGTGTATATCCCAATTCTTTTTGTGCCTTTTCAATTACAAACCC
The Croceimicrobium hydrocarbonivorans genome window above contains:
- a CDS encoding glycosyltransferase family protein, giving the protein MISKKDKRLLVVSYYWLPDEGTGSFRISKFVKYLLQAGWEITILTASRSRGDDQQVPGLKVVRTDESLLQGESSKVNPSIFYAAKSNWRARIKVWLRLNIIIPDAKIFWYPKALSFGKKLIKENHYSAVLSTAPPPTTALVAKAIASSGDLPLISDFRDPWTNIYYYEDFPLGRIARYFNNRLEKSVLKASSDIICVNKGFFPGFEEEETKVHYISNGFDPDDFGKHQSDQSERSKKFTVSYFGSLKMNQVSPGFLAFIQNIPEGQLANLRFHFYGNVDQIARDSVLKVLPENLELVFKGTVPHDMAVQEMQKSDLLLLLVGMADRSKLVYSTKLFEYLNSAVPCLAFGHQDGAAAHVIKETNAGHLSSHQEYLPALQFLEERLADWKAGLEIKGASVEALDRFNFKKLSTQLENVILSRI